atttcaactctatcattaacccaaacagttgaacgtggcttatcagtatttttaagactgttgacacTGTCTACCTTGGAAGGGAtgtaaacgtgattatatggatgtatATTGTTCTGTAATGtttacattagtttttttttaagatttgttTCTCTTACATTCTCGACCAAAATGTATGCTGATTTATTAAAGACAGTGTATGTAAAGCTGTTCTCCCGTATAACCTCTCGTtatagtaaacaaaaaaaacaaaatcttccTAGAGCCTCCGTCATCTTAATTAAATTCGTAAACACCTTAAGCCttaaaaaattaccaaaaaaagtGTTACACCACACTTTTTACGGACAAACATCGCACCTCATTATAACACGTAAGCCATCGACAATAATATCGAAAAACGCCAATCAATCTCATAATACGTCCCTAGTGATTAGTTACGTGCCACTAATTTATCGAGTATCGAGTATATGAGTAACTCGATACCGGTTTCTCCTCGTGGTTATCGACAAAACGCGACGTCTACGTCTATTTGGAGCGCGTTCGAACACGGTTCGATTAAATGCCGTTGATTTTAATGACAGGAACTGATTTATCAAACGCTTGTGACGGAGAATTTTCAAGTTGGAATACAATGAATATGAGATAATGCATGGATGAGACTTAATATGGTGCAATACCATGAACGTTTTTGGgcacttaatattaaaatgtaatttgctTCAACAGTTAATAGTTGCGCATCATTGTTTTTTGCTAAGTTTAACGAACTTAACTGTCAaagtctaaaaaaaaataaacatgaaaaaGCAATTTATAAtctaattttgatattaaaaaaatatcttctcgaaataaaacaaaaaacttaaaaccACAATACCCTTCCTGCAACTTGGTTACACCTAACTTTAGTGAACGTCTATTCCTTTGTTCAGTATGTCGTCTCTAGTTAACATTAACTCGATGTCAAATGTCAAGTTTTGAATATCATTCGATTCGAATCGGATGTTTTGTCTTGCGAAACAAAGCCGTTGAggtttgaatttcgaattgCATTTATGGCATTTATTGACTGTTTGAATAAATGAGATTTATGCTTTGACTGTGGGACTGTGGCTTGAATATTAACAATTTCAAATGAGTTCCCAGTTCAGATTATTGGCACCTACgtataagtaggtaaattttcaggtagtttataaataaacaagatttGCATCTTCTAATTGTGGCgtctttgtaaatatatagaaaaaaacgaactttctctgattggccagggtcttggatgttagtttatctatattaggagtatttattataaaaaaaagttatagtGGTTAAGGCCTATAAATATGGaatccttcttttaggcgatgggctagcaaccattcactatttgaatctcaattctatcatcaagccaaaaagcgcCTTACGGGGCCTTTCAGAAAAAgctttatagatttttaaatctgaaacaagtaattatttttacacagaaattaaaaaaaaaactccgaGGTAGgagactatatatgtatttagacTTCACTTAAGAGTATAAGATTCAAGAATTCCTATGATATATCCTAAGCAACATTattatatctaaaaataagaaaaagaaggaCGAGAATAAAGACATGACATGACATACATGGCTCCTCATGGtcgtacttatatatattccTTTTTAGACTACATTTTCAGATTTTTCGACTACATCTTTCAAATACAGACATATAGCAATGAATATtccattatatgtatatgttgaatattttataaccaaCTCATTAATTGGAATAATTTAATGCCAACGGTTTAACATCTTATAATGAAAACATCTCAAAAAATCATGTGTAGGATGTTATTGCCTTATATTCTGAATGTTCTTTTTACGATCGTTTTTAGATCATAAAAAGATAGTCTTTTAAATACAGGAAATCGTCCAAGAAGATGCGTATCTGAACTAACCGATACTGTTATTGATAAGATCAAATCATTTACCTTAAagaatttacatatatacatatagtcacctttatatctcttgcagggaagacagagccaacaaaaagaaactttgtaataaaatagcttagacaattaaataacaaaaatttgttaaatttatcgATAATTAAGGCTGTCAAAGTAACGGCAACATATAAGTTTCAATACATGAAATTcccagtataaaaaatatatgtacactTGAtcatagtatatttattttcccaTACAAAccttttcaaaaattgacgctatgatagatatataaatcaataatgataattaaaaaccACCAATTGAAACGGAAGTATTATGTTTCCCGTGTTATCGAGATACCTACTAATAAATTACTACTATACCACCGTAAGCCTTCAATTTCGAttgatttatttgattaaatttatcgCCAAGAGACAAATTTACGGATTTCCTAAATCAGTATACCTATAGTTAAAGGATATTGATAGCTATTATGTGTGTGGTAAaggttaaattattattgtaactgTGAAAACAGATCTATTATGAAATGGATTAGAAAAAAGTctaaaattcatacatatagtagcAGTTATGGCTATAGtagttcaataataaaaaaggataTATTAAATACGGAAATATAGTAAGAAAACCTGCAATACATAACTGAAATAATATGCCAAAAGTCTAGATTTTCATAATCCATGAGCCAGACTTTtggcatgtatgtacatagcaATAGCCTTACAGAGTCAATAGCCTCGAATAGACTCAAAGGCTACATTCTAGAATAAATGATCCTATAATTAATGACaacgaaaaatttatatatatagtatatacctactggatattgacatttataaataatacaggtaataaaagttttgaacgCACATGTAACGTAGTACCTTTACTTATCTCGAACGTTTTGAATCAGAGTAGCTCgatgaccacggatcattgaaACATGAttcgtaataaataataattcgaTCGAGATAAAAAAGATAGGTACGTTACGTTcgtgtttaatacctgtattatttataaacagtaCCAACGAGAATAGTTTGAAATCAGATGTATAAGTCACTCCTATATACTCATTTCCTTCGTGGTCACAGtactttatttctattaaaatttgtaattttgtgaaACGCATAGGCGTTTACTTTACGGAGGAAAAAATCTgaacaaaacaacaaaaataatgaaactagTAGACCTTACCTAATTACCCACTTAAACTCCGCTTCGGGGAAAGATAATCGTTTTATGTTTACGAAAGATAAtctcaaaaattaatattctcTTCGATTTTGTTGTAAGAATATTTCTTagaattttgttaataaattggAGGATCAAGATCTGAAATGCTTACAGGCATAgcgaaaatttattaaacgtTTCCacgaattttaaatatttactattttattatgaaaatgatCAATCGTAAGTCAATATTACGTGTAGAtactattataatttgttaggctttttcaagactgctggctctgtctaccccacaggggatatagacgtgattatatgaatgaatgaaaaatttgttTGACGGTTCGACTTTGTGGttgaaattacatttatttcacCTCCTGACATGCATCTTTTGACCATGACTCTACATTGGATACCTATATCTAAGCGACTCCAGCCTTATCTCATCTAAAATTTAATAGATACTgaaccaataaaatttattttaatacagttaatattttgttaaaattaagcgtaattattttttgttatatgaatttcatttgtatatattgggaattataaacaatgTTATTACAGTTTAGATGCAAAATACATGTATTTTCAAATGCAATACAGGAAAAAATGCATAACAGATGGATAACTTCAATCACGTACACCCCAATATTAATGTcgaaatattaatgaaattatcaaGTAGTCTATTATATTGCTACctgattttttatacaaatattgggCATCTGCAAGGTGAAATTACCGTGTCTAATCGGTTTATAATGACTGGCtcttcaattttattgaaaaggaTCGCATTGCGGATGTAAAAGTGATGAGCCATGCACCGGGAAAGATTTGGGAGGATAAGCCGCTCGAGAATATTGGCGATCTTATTTTTCAGTTAAAATCAAGGAGCTAAACTGCTGTCTAATAAccaaataaaatcacgtctgaAACATAAACAgaatcaacagtcttaaaaagactgatagacctcgttcagctgattggcatattaatagaattgagattcaaatagtgacaggttgctagcctgacgcttaaaagtagaatcccaagtgtatacaTTTTATccaaacttttgtttttctttttagttaAAGTAAGtatctttcattttttgtttgacCTAAGCTTCcctgaatttaaaaatggaaaaccTAGTATCGTGAAATAAGTACAATAATGCTAAGAATTTAAACGTAAAACAACTCATAATATTAATACGTGCCATAAAACGATACTGTAATAGTGAAATTATATTAGTCTTAGCTTTTACGTGAAGTCATAAAAAACCTAACtaggaaacaaataaaaaacatacaaatcctCACCAGGCATGCCTTGTCCATATTAAAACATACCATTATTAAAACACAGTTAGACCCAAGAATACTAAAGAGCACGCAAAATATGATATTGTACTTCGGACAAATATTAATAGAGATCTTTTGATAGTCCAACACAATGCCCCAATGATTTGTGGTTGTGGTATACTTATTCGGATTATAGAcgatcatatttttaatattatctcACGGACTCCCGGTTCAATTGTACGTCTTTAtcaaacacaattttttgtGTATAATGAATGAGCGCTTAGATTTGAACTTGCTTCTCACAGTTCCAGTGTGTGTGGTTAAAACTTGAACATGCTATGTTATGGACTGTTAATTTCATGCTAAAATTACAGGGATTATGCGCAGAGAATTATAATGTCATAGgacaaaaaaacataaaaagttaTTCGTAAAAATTTCCAAGTAAATTATAGCTATCAGACAAATagcatacaataaaaataattaaaacacagAAGTAAACAGTTAAGATTGCATCtaagaataattattatgttaagtgaaaaatctatttaattttgtttttgcttaGGTCCAAGACTTGGGTCTTTATTAAGAAGccaactttttattatcaggtttggacctgataataaaaacttgGCTTCTAAAGTTGAAATTAATTCCTTTTTTCTTTCAAGAGCAACACAAACTAATCGCAACCAACCGCCTCCTTCATTGGTAAATCTTCAATTCTAATTTATGTCTTTCTCTCCTCAGGCACAAACGGAAAGTGACCAATCTCCTGCCGTCGAAGTCTTCAGCGCCCAATCAGGGGTCTCAGCGTCGGGCACCACCTCAAGCTCCTCTATACGAAGACCTACAGGACTTGCCCAGGAGACCGCCATTACCGCATAGACCTGACTTGGAACCTCAACTAGAGGTAAGAACACAAAAAATTTGACACATTGATTTTGAAGTTATTctctttaaattttctttacttCTCTTTTCCATTAGAAATTTTGCTATTACCTTCTGATTTTCACGTGCTTTCTCCAGTATCGAATTTAACCTCACAAGTTTACTGTTGTAACATATTTTACCAACAATAATGAACAGCTGCACAACacacttaaaattattcatcagaTTTTAGAAATAATGCCTCGTTTTTTAAAGCATCAATGTAAACCTATGTAAGTACTGGctactttaattaattctacTTATCTCCTTTTCCAGATGGTAGAAACGAAAAGACCCAACTGTCCAGGACGAGTTTTTGTCTGCGGCTCTGGAGGCACTTGGAGAGGAGGTAACTCCTGCGGAGGAGACACATGTGGAGCCCCGTTATACGAAGAACTTCCCCACAGATCCGATGACTCTCTTCACAGCGACGATCATTTCGCAGAAGACGAGTTGAGTTTAGTCGGAGAAGCAGCTCCTTGTAGAACCTGCTCAAGGCCACCCGCTCCCCAATCCTTACCCCACAGACCTAGACAGCATCGAATGGACCGACGACCTAAATCTTTAGAAAGACGAAGAGCTCAACACAGAATGCCTCGACATATCCATCCACCAGATCCTTCCGAATTTCACGAAGGTGTGTTATTAGATGcattattaagattatatcCCCAAGTGGGTACAGTTGGTGCGAGACCTGGGCCTATGCCAGTTGGAGCTGGGGGAGCATGGCCTGGTGGAGAATTGCCTGGAATCGGGTGCTGGAGAGGACCAAGAGCGTCTCCTAAACCGCCAAGTGGAAATTCCTCTTTTGGTTCAGACTCTGGTTATAGCAATAATACTTGTGGAACGTGTGGCACGAGGGCTTCATCGAGACATCGATTGTCAGCAGAAATTCCTATGTCATGAACCAACAAGTGACTTTGTGGATACTTAAGTGATATGGTCCTGTGCCATAAGTGTATGAGATAGATGAACTATCGTTTTGAAACAGGAATGAATTATTCGCGCATTTAGTAGTTAATTTCCTTGGCCTAACTTGATGATTTTCAACGTGGCCTGAAATATGCCTTCTGTTGTAGACAGTGGACAAATTAGACGAGCACTGCCTAATAAAGGACAGATAACTATATGTAGGGACTTTTCTACAGACACTGTACAAAAATCTATGAAAGTAGAAGATTTGGCCCTATTCCTATTAGTcgttttatttgatatcacgttttgtaatttattttcattagcgAAATGATTTGTACAAACTCATGTGACCATATTTTAGGTAGTAATAGCAGTTTCAACCTAGTAAGTTAATTCAAACTAGTCCTAAAATTATCACATTAATATCGAATTATGGAAATGTAAAAATGGGACGTGTTTTGCGTTCGcgaaaaataatgttgtaaattaatttctcaATTTGTAGATATTGTAAAAAGTAGTTAAATTAATGACTTACTTAAGAAGAGCAGTGAGTTGGGTTTTATAATCAtatcatataattaaattattattccgtaatgaatttaaaaatattgaaatcacACTCTTTCTTTACCGCATTTATTTCTCTGGTGCTAAAATTTGCATGTAGCAAAACTAATGctcttttaatatatttattttttaataggtaaCCTCTTTATTCTGTTAAGAATAATTATTGCGGTTTCTGTccgaaaaaaatagaaataacttTAACATTTGTAATTCATGTTTGTATTCAGTAAATCAGGACAGGATGCATAATTCTACGCATTTAATActgtgttttctttttgtaagtaactaggtattgatttaatttccagaaaaaatgtattggagtaaatattatttggttatcaaaagttgtttttcttttctgtttttgtttttgtgtaatttaagtgatatttattttttacttttgtttcaATTTGAATAGATACAAACATAGCAACactattgtaaaattatcGGTTgtccaatttataaatataaaaaagcacaataaaatgaaaaataaataaatttttaagaatcattttgttttattcttacTTACCTATGATCCAAAAATGTAAATAGATAAGCAATCTAACTAAGTACAAACGCCTGAAAAGAAACGATCTCCATATGATTAAGATTATGTCCAGGGAATCAAGCTTACCTGCAGATGACTGTACCTACTGTACATAACTCGGAAAAGAGTAGCGAGTGTCATGACCGCGGTacgatttgaacctgtgtatATACTTTAAGTTCGGGCACCTTTACCATTCGCCAACGACGTTTCATaggtaaaaagtaattaatattataatcttaAGTCAATCTAGACAGCCGCTGATTTCATTATCTGtattatacaaatttacaaagcTCAATTTACAGAAAAGGGTAAttgaattttatctttattgaatGGGACAAAAGGTCTATTACAAGATGTTTAACTTAGCAACTGTAGGGTTGCACAAACAGgcgaataaaatgtaaatacagTATTAGATTAAATAAGAGTGCTCGGAATAATTTGacgttaaatttttttagttttgatttcaaatattttaacattattacCGATAATAATGTACGATAGATAGTATAAGATACTGTCCACAATAaggaattattataaaactcttTTAGAGCAGGTAAAAACCTCAAAAGATTAATTGCCGGCAAGGCTCTTATCTGCTAAGTAATAGTTgacctaaaatatttatttacccaGAACCAAATTTTCAATGGAGTCGAGAATTTTGCCCGAGAAATCACTCTCGTTGGAATTTCAGGAAAGGAAAGTATGTAGCTTATAAAACCAAAGTCTTATCCGTATGGCgacatctatacgccacatgtcacaaaaataaaaaattaaatcacgcgacgctatcattcaaaaacagcgaaaaacgcctggcggaagatcttccctttggtggcggtcgagccgaatcatcgctcccgctacatatcCGTCTTTGTgctaaatttcatcattacCTATTATCACTCTGTAGCGATAGATTTAAAGCTTACTTAATCGA
The sequence above is drawn from the Amyelois transitella isolate CPQ chromosome 18, ilAmyTran1.1, whole genome shotgun sequence genome and encodes:
- the LOC106136254 gene encoding uncharacterized protein LOC106136254; this translates as MAERYNKSPTEASPYAFWTYKNVWFNNSRQSNQKSKNVLKDKRHITQKNVHNTNIKSFNYESDNKNVIAKELPEIEANNYNEDEEVRKDVWSDIDDDEYIADLIKLRTTNEVNRDKRDTSDISGRVVSSDKVDYNDMWEIEPTDLECDCLGPPPEFLLPPPPRPPFLQSEYYCGDDPIPDLETCDTEPKIDAYNHSGPSLQTSAVIALCSIVLVLGVLIGAILVWKHKRKVTNLLPSKSSAPNQGSQRRAPPQAPLYEDLQDLPRRPPLPHRPDLEPQLEMVETKRPNCPGRVFVCGSGGTWRGGNSCGGDTCGAPLYEELPHRSDDSLHSDDHFAEDELSLVGEAAPCRTCSRPPAPQSLPHRPRQHRMDRRPKSLERRRAQHRMPRHIHPPDPSEFHEGVLLDALLRLYPQVGTVGARPGPMPVGAGGAWPGGELPGIGCWRGPRASPKPPSGNSSFGSDSGYSNNTCGTCGTRASSRHRLSAEIPMS